The proteins below are encoded in one region of Flavobacterium nackdongense:
- a CDS encoding RagB/SusD family nutrient uptake outer membrane protein — translation MKNINKIFITAVTILSLFVISCDNFLEPESENRLTQEDVVGNPVFAEGWVLKAYTNLPTNYTFNLDVVSDDAQVNDPNSSINLMNKGGWTAAQNPISAWTKGYEMNLYLNTLLENADKVVWFPSDAVKNENYKKRIIAEARGLRAWWCFQLLQNHAGVGTDGVLLGFPIVDRVIKPTDFQFLPRNTFKECVDFILADCDAAIAGLPLRWEGTDPVIGSRNLNRISGLAAMTIKSTVALYAASPSYSASGASTWAAAADYASKVIVSNGGLVLAATDGEFYNNFASKEIFWSSSRVLNKSTWEADNFPPSLFGRGKTNPSQNLVEAFGMADGKPIQGNPSFIPTNPYANRDPRLTKYIIFNNQSFSGATIKTYENSGIDGLNNTVSSTVTGYYLKKFLNPLAKLNPAGVVSGSDRFYTYSRYTEALLNFAEAANEVGGPDYNVNGFTPRAVINAIRTRSGISTAYVTTITSTDAMRTLIRNERRIELCFEGFRFWDLRRWGLTNTIKEDLKGMRISNDQTTYTPFSASVRNYQDFQLYGPIPLAETQKYSIIQNKGW, via the coding sequence ATGAAAAATATTAATAAAATATTTATTACAGCAGTTACAATTCTGAGTTTGTTTGTAATTTCTTGCGACAATTTTTTAGAGCCTGAATCCGAAAACAGGCTAACGCAAGAGGATGTTGTAGGTAATCCAGTTTTTGCCGAAGGTTGGGTATTAAAGGCGTATACAAATTTGCCAACAAATTACACCTTTAATTTGGATGTTGTATCAGATGATGCTCAGGTAAATGACCCAAATTCAAGCATAAATTTAATGAACAAAGGAGGATGGACTGCGGCTCAGAATCCAATTAGTGCTTGGACAAAAGGGTATGAAATGAACTTATACTTAAATACATTGTTAGAAAATGCAGATAAAGTAGTTTGGTTTCCATCTGATGCAGTAAAAAATGAAAATTATAAAAAGAGAATTATTGCTGAAGCCCGCGGATTAAGAGCTTGGTGGTGTTTTCAATTATTGCAAAATCACGCCGGTGTAGGAACTGATGGTGTTTTATTAGGTTTCCCAATTGTGGATCGCGTGATAAAACCAACAGATTTTCAATTTTTGCCTAGAAATACTTTCAAGGAGTGTGTAGATTTCATTTTAGCAGATTGCGACGCAGCTATTGCAGGTTTGCCACTTCGTTGGGAAGGCACTGATCCAGTTATTGGGTCTAGAAATTTAAATAGAATTAGTGGTTTGGCTGCTATGACAATCAAATCGACGGTGGCACTTTATGCGGCAAGCCCTTCTTATAGTGCATCTGGCGCGTCCACTTGGGCTGCTGCTGCAGATTATGCATCAAAAGTTATAGTGTCTAATGGTGGTTTAGTTTTAGCAGCAACTGATGGTGAATTTTATAATAATTTTGCTTCTAAAGAAATTTTTTGGTCCTCATCCCGAGTTTTAAATAAATCTACTTGGGAGGCCGATAATTTTCCACCTTCATTATTCGGTAGAGGAAAAACAAATCCTTCTCAGAATCTTGTTGAAGCTTTTGGTATGGCCGATGGAAAACCAATTCAGGGTAATCCAAGTTTTATCCCTACGAATCCTTATGCCAATAGAGATCCTAGATTGACAAAATATATTATTTTCAATAATCAAAGTTTCTCTGGAGCAACTATTAAAACCTATGAGAATTCTGGAATTGATGGATTGAATAATACAGTTTCATCTACCGTGACTGGGTATTATTTGAAAAAATTCTTGAACCCACTTGCAAAATTAAATCCTGCAGGAGTTGTATCAGGCTCAGACCGTTTTTATACCTATTCTAGATACACAGAAGCATTGTTGAATTTTGCTGAAGCAGCAAATGAGGTGGGTGGACCTGATTATAATGTAAACGGATTTACTCCAAGGGCCGTTATCAACGCCATTAGAACGCGTTCAGGTATTTCAACAGCTTATGTAACGACTATAACCTCTACCGATGCTATGCGTACTTTAATCAGAAATGAAAGAAGAATTGAATTATGTTTTGAAGGTTTTAGATTTTGGGATTTACGTCGTTGGGGACTTACAAATACGATCAAAGAAGACCTTAAAGGAATGAGAATTTCTAACGACCAAACTACATATACTCCTTTTTCTGCGAGTGTGCGTAACTATCAAGATTTCCAATTATATGGTCCTATCCCTTTAGCTGAAACTCAAAAATATAGTATAATTCAAAATAAAGGGTGGTAG
- a CDS encoding DUF5627 domain-containing protein, protein MKIKFIYMLTLAFLAFSCESGENVFEDFDTQAVYFPIQYPVRTISLLEDSRVDNSIDLQKSFNIGVAIGGLRENRANRKVSIAVAPDLVKNAFIGSGTTAKAVVLMPSNYYTLASNEIIIPAGSFSGTVKVQLTDAFFADPLATVTTYVIPLVITSSSDNILSGKPVPGMANPDRRIAANWEPGFTPKDFTMFAVKYINKFQGKYLVKGKDETLNATGGVATTDVYNTKFIEQNKLTDLFTLGLTKSTVNALGKFGGSATTKMEITVADNGDVTVSSAVGAYSTTGSGKFIKRGEPGAQVWGGESRKTLILNYTYVAPTNINHRVSDTLVFRNDELKYEDYVISVVK, encoded by the coding sequence ATGAAAATTAAATTCATTTATATGTTGACTCTCGCATTTTTAGCTTTCAGTTGCGAAAGCGGTGAAAATGTTTTTGAAGATTTCGATACACAGGCAGTTTACTTTCCAATTCAGTATCCGGTGCGAACCATTTCTTTATTGGAAGACAGCAGGGTTGATAATTCAATAGATTTACAAAAATCATTTAACATCGGTGTTGCTATCGGTGGTCTTCGAGAAAACAGAGCCAACAGAAAAGTTAGTATTGCTGTAGCTCCTGATTTAGTTAAAAATGCTTTTATAGGCTCAGGTACAACTGCAAAAGCAGTCGTGTTAATGCCTAGTAATTACTATACATTAGCTTCCAACGAAATTATTATTCCAGCAGGAAGCTTTTCGGGTACAGTAAAAGTGCAGTTAACAGACGCTTTTTTTGCTGATCCTTTAGCTACTGTAACGACTTATGTGATTCCGCTTGTAATCACTTCAAGTTCAGATAATATTTTATCTGGTAAACCAGTTCCCGGAATGGCTAATCCTGATAGAAGAATAGCAGCAAATTGGGAACCAGGATTCACACCAAAGGACTTCACAATGTTTGCTGTTAAATACATTAATAAATTTCAAGGCAAGTACCTCGTAAAAGGCAAAGATGAAACCTTGAATGCTACCGGTGGAGTAGCTACCACAGATGTTTACAATACCAAGTTTATCGAGCAAAATAAATTAACTGATTTGTTTACCCTTGGATTGACAAAATCAACGGTGAATGCTTTGGGTAAATTTGGTGGTAGTGCTACGACTAAAATGGAGATAACTGTTGCTGATAATGGTGACGTTACTGTTTCTTCGGCTGTTGGCGCTTATTCTACTACTGGAAGCGGTAAATTCATTAAACGTGGAGAACCTGGAGCCCAAGTTTGGGGAGGTGAGTCTAGAAAAACCTTAATATTGAACTATACTTATGTAGCTCCTACTAATATCAATCATAGAGTATCCGATACTTTAGTATTTAGAAACGATGAATTGAAATATGAAGACTATGTTATATCCGTAGTAAAATAG
- a CDS encoding T9SS type A sorting domain-containing protein, whose protein sequence is MMISTKTFFKFLICALFLNTFNAFSQIDTYAWPETSDLGSDSKYEVKARTYDASSQTYGEWKYLTEFLSVPRNYTTHWKTEGDGLRAEMRDRTLTFVMFAFSGTIELEVTQKISTSNAQRVEIAPKAFGIVPHFFDGKTVRFRMDKPEYISVNFDFGSSDRTINGDGDRKNGKNIKNGMVILADNPETQAGYTIPNPTDPGVVVWSNSTPLSTIRNANIIYFPPGETNLKDHPDRWERNGSDLKADADANWVRNSTEYDNAPLYRGRLFLAKDGQKVYLAPGAIVYGGIHANGRSNNAIFGRGIMTARKHLLHEIFRPLPGVTVAYDAPYTNQTNTNKRAYCEFGNGANFNGVLFLEAWHHTCPSGQNSTIKDIKIIGWCYNNDGIRPSANSVVDRVFIKTNDDYDYARDKHTVSNGVFWPGNNCGVGMLGWGDLGSGYAEYRNCNIINAEWDEYTIAAKGNVGLISGGQSDEGIKLQNNIYQNIQFENPTNFLAAVLIEPAGAAPAGFLKNFLIKNVSTEFPFQTPDGTKCLQEMQGLNNTWVEGWTYTNLIVDGNLVTWDNHKDYFALNLVGTNGVNSDDAKRCRNITFNSEGVVYNITYNTTGNGTLRPVGKNNSIQAIGGQSPMISFNPATGNRIQSITIDNQLIYEYGNPSYTMREPAIVFQNINTNHTVDVVFASGADTYDLPINFATLSVKKNDNDQEPFIVYPNPAKSKIYADCKNGYKILSISGQILLQSSLPTSEIDISSLSDGIYLLKTETQLSKFTKK, encoded by the coding sequence ATGATGATATCAACCAAAACATTTTTTAAATTTTTAATTTGTGCTCTTTTCTTAAATACATTTAATGCTTTTTCCCAAATCGATACGTATGCTTGGCCAGAAACATCCGACTTGGGTTCAGACAGTAAATATGAAGTAAAGGCCCGAACATACGACGCTAGTAGTCAAACGTATGGTGAATGGAAATATCTAACAGAATTTTTATCAGTGCCACGCAATTATACCACGCATTGGAAAACCGAAGGTGATGGACTGAGAGCAGAAATGCGAGATCGTACGCTCACTTTTGTCATGTTTGCTTTTAGCGGTACGATTGAATTGGAAGTGACACAAAAAATAAGCACTTCCAATGCACAACGTGTAGAAATAGCCCCAAAAGCATTCGGAATTGTACCTCATTTTTTTGATGGGAAAACCGTTCGCTTCCGAATGGATAAACCGGAATATATCAGCGTAAATTTCGATTTCGGATCTTCAGATCGCACCATTAATGGTGATGGAGATAGAAAAAATGGAAAGAATATTAAAAATGGAATGGTGATTCTAGCCGATAATCCCGAAACTCAGGCAGGGTACACCATACCAAATCCAACTGATCCAGGGGTAGTGGTTTGGAGCAATTCAACACCACTTTCCACAATACGTAATGCAAATATTATCTATTTCCCGCCTGGAGAAACTAATTTGAAAGACCATCCCGATCGTTGGGAGCGGAATGGTAGCGATTTAAAAGCCGATGCCGATGCAAACTGGGTTAGGAATAGTACCGAATATGACAATGCACCCTTATATCGAGGCCGATTGTTTTTAGCAAAAGACGGACAAAAAGTATACTTAGCTCCGGGAGCAATTGTTTATGGAGGTATTCACGCCAACGGTCGATCTAACAACGCGATTTTCGGACGAGGCATAATGACTGCTCGAAAACATCTCTTGCATGAAATATTTCGACCTTTACCAGGAGTAACAGTCGCATATGATGCTCCTTATACCAATCAAACTAATACCAACAAAAGAGCGTATTGCGAGTTTGGAAATGGTGCAAACTTTAATGGTGTTTTGTTTCTCGAAGCCTGGCATCACACCTGTCCGAGTGGTCAAAATAGTACTATAAAAGACATAAAAATTATTGGTTGGTGCTACAATAACGATGGCATTCGACCATCAGCTAATAGTGTTGTGGACAGAGTATTCATTAAAACCAACGATGATTATGATTATGCACGCGACAAACACACCGTAAGCAATGGAGTATTTTGGCCCGGGAATAACTGTGGCGTGGGAATGTTGGGTTGGGGTGATTTGGGTAGCGGTTATGCCGAATACAGAAATTGCAACATCATCAATGCTGAATGGGATGAATATACAATTGCTGCAAAAGGCAATGTAGGCTTGATAAGTGGAGGACAATCTGACGAAGGGATTAAATTGCAGAACAATATTTATCAAAATATTCAATTCGAAAATCCAACCAATTTCCTCGCCGCTGTGTTAATAGAACCAGCCGGTGCAGCTCCAGCCGGTTTCCTTAAAAACTTTTTAATAAAAAATGTTAGTACTGAATTCCCTTTCCAAACACCAGATGGTACCAAATGTTTGCAAGAAATGCAAGGTCTGAACAATACTTGGGTCGAGGGATGGACCTATACCAATCTTATTGTAGATGGTAATTTGGTTACTTGGGACAATCACAAAGATTATTTTGCACTAAATCTAGTTGGTACAAATGGTGTTAATTCCGACGACGCGAAAAGATGTAGAAATATTACATTCAATAGCGAGGGTGTTGTTTATAACATTACTTATAATACAACAGGAAACGGAACCCTTAGACCCGTTGGTAAAAATAATAGTATTCAAGCCATTGGCGGGCAAAGTCCTATGATTTCATTTAATCCCGCAACTGGTAACCGAATTCAATCCATTACAATAGACAATCAATTGATCTATGAATACGGAAACCCTTCTTATACCATGCGTGAACCAGCAATTGTATTTCAAAATATTAATACCAATCACACTGTTGATGTTGTTTTTGCTTCGGGAGCGGATACTTATGATTTACCAATTAATTTTGCGACGCTTAGTGTAAAAAAAAACGATAATGACCAAGAACCTTTTATAGTTTACCCAAATCCTGCAAAATCTAAGATTTATGCAGATTGCAAAAATGGTTATAAAATTTTATCTATTTCAGGACAAATACTATTGCAAAGTTCTTTGCCAACCTCTGAAATTGACATTTCTTCTTTGAGTGATGGGATATACTTACTAAAAACAGAAACACAACTGTCAAAATTTACTAAAAAGTGA
- a CDS encoding glycoside hydrolase family 2 protein, with amino-acid sequence MKNIVVLLFVVCCTLLKAQDSKKVTGTHVKDKLAMLTPWAKDLDIKNPLPEYPRPIMVREKWQNLNGVWEFGEAIEGTGIPKKLNEKIVVPFPWESNLSGIQRQLKSQRAWYKRSFTVPNDWKSNDVLLHFGAVDFEAKVYVNGKFVGLHKGGYDAFFFNITSYLMPAKNELAIEVFDPGSDAAIACGKQSNDKFDNPQRYSYTPSSGIWQTVWMEPVAKQYITNFTITPNIDEALIDVLVNAKAVGNQKVEVLVKDGNTLVGSAEGILNNNFKVKIPNPKLWSPDSPFLYDVVVRLKDSLKTYDEVKSYTGMRKIAIESVGNLKKIMLNNKYLFQMGPLDQGYWPDGIYTAPTDAALKWDIANIKDWGFNMIRKHIKIEPQRWYYWADKLGLLVWQDMPSTFKKRTEEEKTQFETELTTMVRNNANHPSIIVWVVFNEHWGLYDVERMTNYTMGLDPSRLVIGNSGIDAGKPDIDYEVGHIKDNHSYRPPSVPFASNKRAVVNGEYGAIGYNVPGHIWDLDGPWVHYNYAGKEAATVEYERFIKMIVNDFQKEGLSASVYTQWTDVENEMNGLFTYDRKVEKLDKERVKKANESTYKE; translated from the coding sequence ATGAAAAACATAGTAGTACTATTATTTGTAGTTTGTTGTACTCTTCTAAAGGCACAAGACAGCAAAAAGGTTACAGGTACTCACGTAAAAGACAAGCTTGCAATGCTAACGCCTTGGGCGAAGGATTTGGATATAAAAAATCCTTTACCTGAATATCCTAGACCCATAATGGTGAGAGAGAAATGGCAAAATCTAAATGGTGTTTGGGAGTTCGGAGAGGCTATTGAAGGAACAGGAATTCCTAAAAAGTTAAACGAAAAAATAGTAGTTCCTTTTCCCTGGGAATCGAATTTATCGGGCATTCAACGTCAGTTGAAATCGCAACGGGCTTGGTACAAACGTTCCTTTACAGTACCTAATGACTGGAAATCAAATGATGTTTTGTTGCACTTTGGAGCAGTAGATTTTGAAGCAAAAGTCTATGTAAATGGCAAGTTTGTCGGTCTACACAAAGGCGGTTATGATGCTTTCTTTTTTAATATTACTTCCTATTTAATGCCAGCTAAAAATGAATTGGCCATTGAGGTATTCGATCCAGGTAGCGATGCCGCTATAGCTTGTGGCAAACAGTCAAATGATAAATTTGACAATCCTCAACGATATTCCTATACGCCTTCATCAGGTATTTGGCAAACTGTTTGGATGGAACCTGTTGCTAAACAGTATATTACTAATTTTACAATTACACCCAATATTGATGAAGCATTGATTGATGTTCTGGTCAACGCAAAAGCAGTTGGAAATCAGAAAGTAGAGGTTTTAGTCAAAGATGGGAATACATTAGTTGGCAGTGCTGAAGGTATTTTGAATAATAATTTTAAAGTAAAAATTCCAAATCCTAAATTATGGTCTCCGGATAGCCCGTTTTTGTATGATGTAGTAGTGCGATTAAAAGACAGTTTGAAAACCTATGACGAGGTAAAATCCTATACGGGAATGCGAAAAATAGCGATAGAATCGGTTGGGAATTTGAAAAAGATTATGCTCAATAATAAATATTTATTCCAAATGGGGCCTTTAGATCAAGGGTATTGGCCAGATGGAATTTATACGGCACCCACTGATGCAGCATTAAAATGGGATATTGCCAATATCAAAGACTGGGGTTTTAATATGATTCGAAAACATATTAAAATTGAGCCCCAACGCTGGTACTATTGGGCAGATAAATTAGGACTTTTGGTTTGGCAAGATATGCCAAGTACGTTCAAAAAACGTACAGAGGAAGAAAAAACACAGTTTGAAACTGAACTAACTACGATGGTTCGAAACAATGCCAATCATCCATCAATAATTGTTTGGGTCGTTTTTAATGAGCATTGGGGATTGTATGATGTAGAGCGAATGACCAATTATACGATGGGATTGGATCCTTCTCGCTTAGTAATTGGGAACAGTGGTATCGACGCTGGAAAACCGGATATTGACTATGAAGTAGGACATATAAAAGACAATCATTCTTATCGTCCACCTTCGGTGCCTTTTGCTTCCAACAAAAGAGCAGTGGTCAATGGGGAATATGGTGCAATAGGATATAATGTGCCAGGGCATATTTGGGATTTAGACGGTCCTTGGGTACATTACAATTATGCTGGTAAGGAAGCCGCAACAGTAGAATATGAGCGCTTTATAAAAATGATTGTGAATGATTTTCAAAAAGAAGGGTTGAGCGCTTCGGTTTATACACAGTGGACTGATGTAGAAAATGAAATGAACGGTTTGTTTACTTACGACCGAAAAGTAGAGAAATTAGATAAAGAAAGAGTCAAAAAGGCTAATGAATCGACCTATAAGGAATAA
- a CDS encoding glycoside hydrolase family protein, whose amino-acid sequence MKKKILITVLLTFVLLNQINAQSTFFEVYPAPKGVKTSDRYKVKVADDNNKSDSFVYYSTPLDDDSPKTESTRNGVIKGINENEALRNFYFGGKTADLNTEQSVAWTCFSFKGKIQITVEYSSEIKSFKILPSNLNLKGTISNNQLSFTLDNPRKLAVVINGDYLNPLFIFGDAPEVGVPSKTAVGTLVIKEGTNFKNIREKVKKASVIYFEPGVHPIGVAFEIFSNQTVYLAGGAYLIGTIHGMMASNVTIRGRGVLAGDSISRAEVLAMKSVNDTKIKVAKRMRYHAINMLSAENETSWNSFADSPGKGCDNLNIEGITIASPRQFFIRATGVPITIHNVKMLGSWPYNTDGVSTIGQGHTTVFNCFFNCNDDAIYVSPNYCNIHHCTFWQGNNGCVFQFHWGSSPVDEQGGYIHDCDIIHSGHVAEANNRMLIGSRKSGPGDLSNVYFRNIRIEGPVWSLFRIETNESGNVGSFKNIHFENISVDGFVLNKSTIKSSKNRKEGETSTSWIKDIYFKNVTINGKKITKDDFDIGTFQVENVVIE is encoded by the coding sequence ATGAAAAAAAAAATTCTAATAACGGTTTTATTAACATTTGTATTATTGAACCAAATTAATGCCCAAAGCACATTTTTTGAAGTCTATCCAGCTCCCAAAGGAGTTAAGACTAGCGATAGATACAAGGTTAAAGTAGCCGATGATAATAACAAAAGTGATTCGTTTGTGTATTATAGTACACCCTTAGACGACGACTCACCCAAGACCGAAAGCACTCGCAATGGTGTGATTAAAGGAATTAATGAAAATGAAGCCTTGAGAAATTTTTATTTTGGAGGAAAAACAGCCGATTTGAATACTGAACAATCAGTAGCTTGGACTTGTTTTTCCTTTAAAGGGAAAATACAAATTACGGTCGAATATAGTTCAGAAATTAAAAGTTTTAAAATATTGCCTTCTAATTTAAACTTGAAAGGTACTATATCTAACAATCAACTTAGCTTTACGCTTGACAATCCCCGTAAATTGGCAGTTGTAATTAATGGTGACTACCTTAATCCCTTATTTATTTTTGGCGATGCACCAGAGGTTGGTGTGCCATCAAAAACTGCTGTTGGTACTTTAGTTATTAAGGAAGGTACTAATTTTAAGAATATTCGCGAAAAAGTAAAAAAAGCATCGGTTATTTATTTTGAACCAGGAGTTCACCCCATAGGTGTTGCTTTCGAAATATTCTCGAATCAAACGGTTTATCTTGCAGGCGGGGCTTATCTAATAGGCACAATACATGGCATGATGGCATCCAATGTTACAATCAGAGGTCGTGGTGTTTTAGCAGGTGATAGTATCTCGCGGGCGGAAGTTCTTGCTATGAAAAGTGTTAATGATACTAAGATAAAAGTTGCCAAACGTATGAGGTATCACGCTATAAATATGCTTTCTGCCGAAAACGAAACCAGTTGGAATTCTTTTGCCGACAGTCCAGGAAAAGGATGCGACAACCTTAATATTGAAGGGATTACAATAGCAAGTCCCCGTCAATTTTTTATTCGTGCCACCGGAGTTCCCATAACCATCCATAATGTAAAAATGCTTGGTTCATGGCCTTATAATACTGATGGTGTTTCTACAATCGGGCAGGGACATACAACCGTTTTTAACTGTTTTTTTAATTGTAATGATGATGCAATATATGTCAGTCCTAATTATTGTAATATTCATCACTGTACTTTTTGGCAAGGTAACAATGGTTGTGTTTTTCAATTTCATTGGGGCAGTTCGCCAGTTGATGAGCAAGGAGGGTATATTCACGATTGCGATATTATACACTCGGGACATGTAGCTGAAGCCAATAATCGAATGTTAATAGGTTCAAGGAAATCAGGGCCAGGAGATCTTAGCAATGTTTATTTTAGAAACATCCGTATCGAAGGGCCAGTTTGGAGTCTTTTTAGAATTGAAACGAACGAAAGTGGAAATGTAGGTTCTTTTAAGAATATTCATTTCGAAAATATATCAGTAGATGGATTTGTTTTAAATAAAAGCACTATTAAATCCAGCAAGAATAGAAAAGAAGGAGAAACATCTACTTCGTGGATTAAGGATATATACTTTAAAAATGTCACCATCAACGGGAAAAAAATCACTAAAGACGATTTCGATATTGGCACATTTCAAGTAGAAAATGTGGTAATAGAGTAA